The Janthinobacterium tructae genome contains the following window.
GCACCGGCCTGGGGCTGACCATCAGCAAGCGCCTGGTGGAAATGATGGAAGGCGAAATTGACCTGGTCAGCGAAGCGGGCGTGGGCAGCACCTTTTTCTTCACGGCCCGCTTCGGCCTGGCCGCCGTGCCGCGCGACAGCCTGCCAGTGCCGCCGCAGTTCCAGGGCCTGCGCGTGCTGGTGGTCGATGATAACCCCAGCGCGCGTGAAATTTTCGTCAGCATGCTGACGGCGCTCGGTTTCGATGCGCGTGCCGTGTTTGGCGGCGTGCTGGCCATCGGCGCCGTGGCGCAGGCGCGCACCGAGGGGCGCCCTTACGGGCTGGTGCTGATGGACTGGAAAATGCCGGGCATGAACGGCCTCGATACGCTGGCCGGCATCCGTGCCGATGCCGCCGGCATCGATGTGGCGCCGGCCTGTATCATGGTCACGGCCTTCCATCGGGAAGCACTGCTGGAGGCGGCGCGCCAGCGGGAATTGCCGCTCGATGGCGTATTGAACAAGCCGGTCAGCGCCTCGACCCTGCTCGACCAGATATCGTTCGTGTTTGGCGGCGTGACAGGGCAGAGTCGCAAGACGCAGCGCCAGAGCAGCTACCGCGACGACGAACGCGCCCTGCGCGGCGCCTGGCTGCTGCTGGTGGAGGATAACGAGGTGAATCAGGAAGTGGCGCAGCATATTCTCAACGATGCCGGCATCCGTGTCGACATCGCGAGCAATGGCGCCATCGCGCTGGCGAAGATCGAGGAAAACGCCTATGACGGCGTGCTGATGGATTGCCAGATGCCGGTAATGGATGGCTACCAGGCCACGCGCAAGCTGCGCCAGGATCCCCGTTATTCGGATTTGCCCGTGATCGCCATGACGGCCAATGCCATGGTCGGCGACAAGGAAAAATGCCTGGACGCCGGCATGAACGATTTCATCGCCAAGCCGATCGACGTGGCGCAGCTGTTCGGTACCCTGGCGCGCTGGATCGCGCCGGCTGCGCCGCAGGAAATGACGGTGGTGGTGGCGCAGCCGGAAGCGGAGCTGCCCGTGATCGCCGGCCTGAAAATGGCGGAGGCCATGCGGCGCGTGGGCGGCAATGCCACTTTGATGCGAAAATTGCTGGATCGTTTTGTGGAAACCCAGTTCGATGCCATGCAGCGCATCGTCGCCGCCATCGAGAACAACCAGCTCGAGACGGCAATCCGGGAAGCGCATACCCTGAAGGGCCTGGCCGGCAATATCGGCGCCGGTGGCCTGGCCGACAGCGCGGCGCGGGTCGAGCATTTGCTCAGCCTGGGATCGCATGACGGCTTGCCGCAGGCGCTGGCGGCCTGCACCCTGGCGCTCGACGAACTGGTGCCGAAGATCGTGCTGGCCATGCAGTCGCGCAGCAATGTGCCCGAGCCGGGCAACGCCGTGGCGGCACCGGTGGACCGGGCATACCTGGAGGCGGGCTTGCGCGAACTGTCGCAACTGCTGCAGCAGGACGATGCGCAAGCCGTCAAGCATCTCGATGGCATCGGTCCCGTGCTGGTCGCGGCCGGGCAGGCGGAACATGCGCGCCAGCTGAAGCGCATGCTGGGACAATACGATTTCGAAGGTGCGCTGGCGCAGCTGGGCGAGGTGGCCGATGCGCTGGAGCTGACACTGTGACAAGGATAACTATGCAGAGCGAAGGACGGGCATGAGAGCGTCAGCAAGCAAGCCAACCATCCTGGTAGTCGACGACACGCCAGACAATATCGATCTGCTGCGCGCGGTGCTGGAAGACGATTACCGCACCAAGATCGCCGTCAATGGCGAGCGCGCCCTGAAGATCGCCGCCGGCGGCGACCAGCCCGATCTGATCCTGCTCGACATCATGATGCCGGGCATGAGTGGCTACGATGTGTGCCGCGCGCTGAAGGCCGATCCCGCCACGGCCGGCATCCCCGTGATTTTTGTGACCGCCATGAGCGAAGTGGCCGACGAGCAGCTGGGCCTGGCCCTGGGCGCCGTCGATTACATCACCAAGCCGATTTCGGCGCCCATCGTGCTGGCCCGTATCAAGACGCAGCTGGCGATGAAGCAGATGCAGGATTTTTTGCGCGACCAGAATCATTACCTGGAAACGGAAGTGGAGCGCCGGGTGCAGGAAGTGGCGGCGCTGCAGGACGTCACGATACACGCCATGGCTTCGCTGGCCGAGACGCGCGACAGCGAGACGGGCAACCATATCCGCCGCACCTCGCACTACCTGAAGGCGCTGGCCGAGAAAGTGCGCGACCTGCCGCGTTTCCGCGATTTTTTGACGGACAAGAATATCGAACTGCTGTTCAAGACGGCGCCGCTGCACGATATCGGCAAGGTGGGCATCCCCGACCATATTTTGCTCAAGCCGGGGCGTTTCGAGCCGCACGAAATGGCCATCATGAAGACGCACACCACCCTGGGGCGCGACGCCATCCTGGCGGCCGAGCACGAGCTGGGCATCGAGGTCGATTTCCTCAAGTACGCGAAAGAGATCGCCTACAGCCACCATGAAAAATGGGATGGCAGCGGTTACCCGCAAGGGCTGGCTGGCGAAGACATCCCGATTTCGGCGCGCCTGATGGCGCTGGCCGACGTGTATGACGCCCTGATCAGCCGACGCATCTACAAGCAGGGCATGGAGCATGCACAGGCCGTGCAGATTATCATCGAGGGGCGCGGTTCGCACTTTGACGCCGAGATCGTCGACGCCTTCCTGCAGATCCAGGACCAGTTCATCGCCATCTCCAGCCGCTATGCCGATGGCGTGTGCGAGATCGCCGACAAACAGCGGCAGATCGCGCCATACACCGAAAACATCAGCTGACGGTCTTGAAGAAGCGCAGCTGCTTTTTGCGACCGGCGGCTGGCGTCCGGGCCTTTACCGTCGGTCGCATGACTGTCGCTGCCGCCGGACCAGGCATGGCCGGCGCCGTGCATGCCACGTCCAGATCGGTGCTTAGCTGACGGTCTTGAAGAAGCGCAGCATCTCCCGGCTGGCGTCCGGGCCTTTTCCGTCCGTGTAACTGCCATTATTGCTGCCGCCGGACCAGGCATGGCCGGCGCCGTGGACGACCCAGTGTTCTCCCAACGGCGAGCCATCGGCCTGGCTGTGCGTGGTGCGCGTGTAGCGGTGGCCATTTGGCACGCTGCCGTCGATGGAAGCAGCCTTGGCCGCCTGGCCGCCCGCCTGGCTGCGCACACCCTGGGCAATCAGTTCATCGCCATTGCGCGGGTTGACGGTGGTGTCGCGGTCGCCATGGAAAACGATGATGGGTACGCCGCCGGCCGGTGCCTTGCGCTGGCCATTGGGCATGGCGCCGCCCTTCATGGCGGCCAGCGCCGACGGCAAGTCCTGCGCCGAGGCGAAGGGCAGGCCCGAATGCACGCCCACGGCGGCAAACAGGTCGGGGTACAAGGTGCCGACGATGACGGCCATGGCGCCACCTGCCGACAGGCCGGCGACGAACACTTCGCGTTCATTCACCGGGTAGTCGTCGATGACTTGCCGCGCGATGCCGGCGATCAGCGACGGTTCGCCCTGGTCGCGTTGCTGGTCGATGGCATTGAACCAGTTCCAGCAGCGCGAACTGTTGGCACCCTGCGTCTGCGCCGGATAGACGACAAAACATTCCTTTTCTTCGGCCAGCGCATTCATCTGCGTGCCGGCGGCGAAATCGTCGGGATTTTGCGTGCAGCCGTGCAGCATCACGATCAGCGGCATGGCCTGGCCGTGATAGCTGCTGGGGATATACAGTTTGTAGGAGCGCGTGCCCGCATGGTTGCGGTACACGCCGTCGATGAACTGCGCGCCAGCCGGCATCTGCGTCGGCGCGGCGGCCGGCGCGTTGAAACCGGGCGGATGAAAATTCGGCATCTCGAAACTGGGCATGTCGAAGCTGTGCTGGCCCAGGCCGGCGGGCACGCCCAGGCGCGCCATGAAATCCTGCGCGAATTCCTGCGCCGCCTGCGCGGGCGTGGGCGGCACCGCGTCAGCTTGCGGCGCCTCGGCCCGGGCCTGCGCAGGCGGTGGCGCCGGTGGTGGCGCCGGTGGTGGATTAATATCGCGCATCGGCTGCGCTGGCGGCGCTTGCGTGGCTGCCGCCGGCGGCGTCAGGCCGGCGGCAGACAGCGCCTGCTGGATCGCTTCGGTGGCGGCGGCGGGGCCGCTGCCCATCAGATTACGGGTCGCTGCGCGCATCTGCGCCAGCATGTTGAGAGGTAGTTTCATGACCATCCTTAACGGTGCCGCGCATCGGCCGGGTCATCGCCGCGAACCAATACGCTAGTGAATTCGCCCTGCGAGCGCCGTCTTGACGACGGTGCTGGCGTGCAGGGCACCTAATACGAAAATCGACTCGATGGTGGCCAGTGCCAGTTCCACGGAGACGTCGCTGGCGATGCTGGCCAGTCCCAGCACCTGGATTTGCAGGCGCTGGCCGGCTGCCTGGATCGCTTCCAGGTCGGCGCGCGAATAATGCTGCATGCCCAATACCAGGCTTTTACGGGCGACGGTTTGCTTCACCACGTCGGCGTGGATACCCAGCTGGTTGCGGATGGCAGTACGGATCAGATCCGTGCGGTTGGAATAAAATCCTTCCTGAACCAGCAAATCGATCTGCCCCAGGTCGATCAAGCCGAGGTTGATCGTGATTTTCTCGGATTCCCCAATTTTGGGCTTGCTGTCTTGCTTGGCCATATCTCTCCAAAAACTCCACGTGGCATCCAATTGCCATCTGTATGGATGGTAGTATAGTTGTGTAGTATCGCAAGTCAAGCAGGATCTGGCCTGATCGTGTTGTAGGACGGGCACCCGCAGAGTGAGAATGGCTGCAAAATAAATTTCCGGAAGATGCATTTTTGATCATGCTTTCACTTAAAAATATATTCACAAAAACATTGCATGCCGAGGCCATCGCCTCGCCAGCGCGGTTTCGCGGCATAATGCAAGCCTCCACGTTCACCGATGCCGCTCCATGATGGTCGCTACCCCACCTCCGCCAGCCGTTCCACTTCCCTTGCCGTCACCGGTGCCGTCGCCCTGTGTCAGCCTGTGCAAGATGAACCGCAACAGCGGCTTGTGCGAAGGCTGTTTGCGCACGCTCGACGAGATCATCGCCTGGAGCAAGGCTGACGACGATTTCAAGCGCGCCGTGTGGGCCGAATTGCCGGGACGCGAATCCCTGCTCGATTTCGAGCCCGACTACTGAGGAAGCCCATGCCGCGATCGCCAGCGCTGTTCCCCGATTCCATGCAGGTGTTCGAACGCGGCTGGCTGTCGTCGAACAACATCCTGTTCCAAGGCAAGGACGACACGGCCCTGATCGACAGCGGCTATGTCACGCATGCGCCGCAAACCCTGGCCTTGCTGCGCCATAGCTTGCAAGGGCGACCGCTGCACCGCTTGTTCAACACCCATCTGCACTCCGACCATTGCGGCGGCAACGCGCTGCTGCAAGCCGAATACGGCTGCCGTACGGCCATTCCCGTGTCGGAGGCGGACAAGGTGCGAGTATGGGATGTCGATGCCCTCAGCTACCAGGCCACGGGCCAGCAATGCCCGCGCTTCGGCTTTGACGCCACCGTCTCGCCCGGCGACACGTTGACCTTGGCCGACATGGCCTGGCAGGCGCTGGGCGCACCGGGACACGACCCGCACTCGCTGATTTTTTACTGTGCCGACGAGGGCATCCTCATTTCCGCCGACGCCCTGTGGGAAAACGGCTTTGGCGTGATCTTCCCGGAACTCGATGGCGGCTCCGGTTTTCTGGAAGCGCGCGCCACGCTGGACCTGATCGCCAGCCTGGACGTGCGCGTGGTGATTCCCGGCCACGGGCGGCCGTTCCAGGACGCTGCCGGCGCCCTGCAGCGCGCCTATTCGCGTCTCGACTACCTGTCGTCCGACCCCGTGCGCAATGCGCAGAATGCGGTGAAAGTGCTGCTGAAATTTTTGCTGCTGGAGCGTCAGCGCATCGCGCTCGCCGCAATACCGGCCTTGCTGCGCGGCATGCCCATCTTCGAAGAGGCCAACCGGCGCTTCCTGCGCCTGGAGGCGGCCGCGCTGGCCGAGTGGGCTGTGTCGCAGCTGGTGAGGGCTGCAGCGGCACGCGTCGAGGGTGAGTACTTGCTTAACGAGGGCTGAAACGGTCGGGTGATAAATTCAGCACGATCGTACTTTTTCTGCACTATAATCAACGTTCAGTGTGTTCCTCATCCCGATCAACTTTCCAGCGAGTCCGCCATGGCATTGCCTGTTGCGTTGCAAAACCTCTCCTTACCCGTTATCGCCTCGCCGATGTTCATCGCCAGCGGCCCGGCCCTCGTCGCGGCGCAGTGCAAGGCCGGCATCGTCGGTTCCTTCCCGGCCCTGAACGCGCGTCCCGCTGAATTGCTTGATACCTGGCTCACGGAGCTGCAGGCCGAACTGGCCGCCTTCCAGGCCGCCAATCCCGATAAAAAAGTGGGACCGATCGCCGTCAACCAGATCGTGCACCAGTCGAACGACCGCCTGGCGCATGATGTGGAAGTGTGCGTGAAACACCGCATTCCCATCATCATTTCCTCGCTACGCGCGCCACCCAAGGAAATGCTCGACGCTATCCACAGCTATGGCGGCATCGTGCTGCACGATGTGATCTCGATCCGCCACGCGAAAAAGGCGCTGGAGGCGGGCGTCGATGGCCTGATCCTGGTGGCCAGCGGCGCCGGCGGCCATGCGGGCACCCTGTCGCCGTTCGCGCTGGTGGGTGAAGTGCGCAAATTCTTTGACGGTCCGCTGGCGCTGTCCGGCTCCATCGCCACGGGCGACGCCGTGCTGGCCGCACAGGCCATGGGCGCCGACTTTGCCTATATCGGCTCGCGCTGGCTGGCGACCAAGGAATCGAACGTCAGCGACGGCTATCGCGATGCCATCGTGGATTCAAGCGCGGCGGACATCGTCTACACGAACCTGTTTACTGGCGTGCACGGCAATTATCTGAAAAAATCGATCGTCGCGGCCGGACTCGATCCGGAAGCCTTGCCCGAAGCGGACAAGAGTTCGATGAATTTTGGCTCCGGCAGCGCCAAGGCCTGGCGCGACATCTGGGGCGCGGGCCAAGGCGTGGGCTTGATGGATGATGTGCCAAGCGTGGAAGAGATGGTGGCGCGCCTGAAGGCCGAATACGATGCGGCGCGCGCGCGCCTGAAGCTGTAACGCTGGTGCTGCGGTGGTGGTGTCGGATTACGCTGCGCTAATCCGACCTACGTCCGACCTGCCGCGTCAACCATGGGTAGGTCGGATTAGCGCGCCGCGCGTAATCCGACAACACCACATCACTCCTGCTTCAAATCCTCGGGCTTGATGGCCCACAGCCCTGGCAGGTTGCGCCAGTAGCCGTACGCATCCATGCCGAAGCCGACGACGAAGCGGTTCGGGATCACCAGGCCGACGATGTCGGCCTGTACGGGCTTTTTCTTGCCGATGGCTTTGTCGGCAAACACAGCCAGGATGACTTCCGAGGCGCCCATGTCCAGCAAACGCTGCTTGACGTGCGCCAGGGTTTCGCCTTCGTCGAGAATATCGTCGAGCACGATGACGGTGCGGCCCGCCACGTTCGAACGGGGGATGACTTTCCACACCACTTCGCCACCCTTGTCGTCGTCGCCGTAGCGGCTCACATGGATGTAGTCGAATTCGAGCGGGAAGCTCAGTTGCGGCAGCAGGTTGCCCGTAAACACGACGGCGCCGCCCATCACGCCCAGCACCAGCGGGAACTCTTTCGAGTCCTCGGCGTTGAAGCGCGTGTTGAGCACATCGGCCATGCGCGTGATCGACGACTGCACGGTATCTTGGTCGAACAGCAGTTCCGCGTTCTTGATCAGGTCACGGGCACGGTTGTGATGAAATTCTTGCATGGACTCTTGCATGGCGATGAATGGGGCTGATGGTCAATGCGGGTATTATCCCGCAAATCGGCCTTATTTGTAATCGCGCATGTCGTCGATGACCTTGCCATCCTGCGCCAGGCTGCCCACGGCCACCAGCACCACGTCGCCGCGCAGCTTGGTCAGTTCGCGGATCGAGCCGATGATGGCTTCCACGCCGCTGGCGTCCGCCGGATCTTCGACTTCGCAATGCAAAGCCATCTCGTCGTTGGCCATGCGCCCGGACACCACCAGCCGCGCCTTCCTGATTTGCGGATGGCGGCGCGCGATGTCATGCACCTGCGACGGATGCACGAACATGGCGCGCACCTTGGTGGTCTGGTCCGCGCGCCCCATCCAGCCTTTGATGCGCGTATTCGTGCGGCCGCACGGCGAATCCTGCGCATTGACCAGTACGGCCGACAGGTCGCCCGTGGCGAAGCGGATCAGCGGATAGTCGGCATTGAAGACGGTGACGACGACTTCACCCACTTCGCCCGGTGCGACGGGAATGCCGCTGCCCGGATGGACGATTTCAAGCAGGACGTTTTCATCGACGACCATGCCCGGATTGAGCTTGCCATTGCTGGCCGTTTCATAGGCGATGCTGCCGATATCGGCCGAGGCATAGGTCTGGAACACGTGCGGCACGCCGTTCTCGGCAAACCAGCTGCGCAGGGATTCGGGCAAGGCTTCCGCGCCCATCAAGGCCTTGGTGACGCTGCTGATGTCGGCGCCCATTTCGCGCGCCTTCTCGATGATCAGTTTTAAAAATGACGGCGTGCCGATATACGTGTCGGGCTTCAGGTCGACCATCGCCTGCACCTGCATTTCCGTCTGCCCGATGCCAGCCGGGATGACGGTGCAGCCGATGCGTGCGGCGCCCCCTTCGACCATGAAGGCGGCCGGCGTGAAGTGATACGAAAAGCAGTTCTGCAGCAAGCCGCCGGCGCGCACGCCGGCCGCATACATGGGCCGCGCGAAGCGCCACCAGTCCGGGCCGCGGCCTTCCGGATCGAAGATGGGGCCGGGCGAGACAAAGACGCGCGACAGGGCGTTTTTCGGCGTCGTGTTCAAGCCGCCGAACGGCAGCGCGCCGTGCTGCAATTGCTTGAGGTCGGACTTGCGCGTCACGGGCAGCTGCGCCAGCGCGGCGCGGCTGGTGATGTCGGCCGCGTTGACGCCATCGAGAATGCGGGCCCAGCCCGGCGCCTGTTGCGCGCGCGCGATCAGCTGCGGCAGGCCGGCCATCAATTCGCGTTCGCGCGCTTCGGGGGCGCGTGCTTCCAGACTATCGAGCGTATCGGTCATGTTGCTGATTCTCCAATGTCACGTTGCATTTTTTTCGTCAGCCCCGCAACAATCAGGCTGTATGAGCGCTGCAGCAGGGCGGCCATTTCGTCATCGTCCAGCGCGTCGGGGCTGGCGACCAGCACCCATCTGGCCCGCGCCAGGTAGGGCGCCGGGCGAAAACCGGGACGGTCCGTCAATTCCAGGAAGCGCTCCGCATCGACCTTGAAGCTGATGCCGCGCGGGCTGTGGTCTTCCGCGCCGCACAGGGCGAACAGCTTGCCGCCGACGCAAAACGCCAGCACGTTGCTCCACTTGATGTCTTCTGTCGCGCCGGGAAAGCCGCGGCACACTTGCTTCGCCCGTTCCAGGTCCATGACGGCTGCTCCCGTGTCAGGCCAGCCAGCGCTTGCGGCGGCGGTAGAACTTCATGTCGCGGAAGCTCTTGCGCCCGGCGCTGGAGACGCCCAGATAAAACTCTTTGACGTCTTCATTGCTGGCCAGTTCCTGCGCTTGTCCTTCCATCACGACGCGGCCGTTTTCCAGGATGTAGCCGAAGTCGGCGTAGCGCAGCGCCACGTTGGTGTTCTGTTCGGCCAGCAGGAACGACACGTTTTCCTTGTGGTTCAGGTCCTTGACGATGCCGAAGATCTCTTCGACGATCTGCGGCGCGATGCCCATCGACGGTTCGTCCAGTAAAATCATCGATGGCTTGGCCATCAGCGCGCGGCCGATGGCGCACATCTGCTGCTCGCCGCCCGAGGTATAGCCAGCCTGGCTGCTGCGCCGCGTTTTCAGGCGCGGAAAGTAGTGGTAGACCTTCTCCAGCGCGTCTTTCAGTTCGCCGCGTGACAGGCTGCGCGTGTAGGCACCCGTCAGCAGGTTTTCCTCGATGGTGAGGTGGCCGAAACAGTGGCGCCCTTCCATCACTTGCGACAGGCCCCGCTTGACCAGCTCATTCGGCGTCAATTGATCCACGCGCTCGCCCTTGAACTGGACTTCGCCCTTGGTGACGTCGCCGCGTTCGCCGCGCAGCAGGGTCGAGATGGTTTTCAGGGTGGTCGACTTGCCGGCGCCGTTGGCGCCCAGCAGCGCCACGATCTTGCCCTGCGGCACTTGCAGCGACACGCCCTTCAGGACCAGGATCACGTGGTCGTAGATGACTTCGATATTGTTCACCGACAGGTAGGGCGGTGGGGTGTCTGGTGTTGGCGTGGCAGTGGGTGTCATGGCTGCTTCGTTTTCATGTGATGTTGGTGCTTGTCGGATTACGCTGCGCTAATCCGACCTACGATGTATCCAGGTAGGTCGGATTAGCGCAACGCGCGTAATCCGACACCACTTTGAGAGCCGCTTACTTCATGCACGCCGGCGTGATCTTCTTCTCTTCGGCGTACTTGCCGGACGATTCCTCGACGAGTTTACGCACCAGGGCCTTGTCGCCGACGATCCATTTCGGCGTGATGGCGGTCCACTTCTTGCCATCCCACTGCTGTACCTTCACGGCGCCCGAACCTTCATGGTCGTCGCAGCTGGTCTTCACTGTGGGGAACATGCCCAGCGCGCCGACGGCCTTCTGGCGCGCGTCGTCGACGTTCAGGTTTTCCAGGCCCCAGCGCATCTGCTCGCCCGTGACAGGCTTGCCCTTGCCGAATTTTTCCTGCGCCACGCGGATCGCTTCCACCCACAGGATGCCGGCGGTCACGCCGCGCATGTGGTAGACGGAGCCGACGCGCGACTGGTCGGACAGGTTACCCTTGCCGGACGCGTAGAGTTTCTTGCGGATGTCGTCCAGCACGGGGTAGTTGCCCGGCGTATTGAACGTCATCGCCGTGTAGCCCTTGGCCGCGTCGCCCGATGGAATCGTGTCTTCCTCGGAGCCGGCCCACCAGACGCCCAGCATTTTGTCGCGCGGGAAGCCGTTGCGCTGCGCCGTCTTGATGGCAACGGAGTTCATCACGCCCCAGCCCCACAGGATCACGTGGTCCGGCTTGGCCTGGCGGATTTGCAGCCATTGCGATTGCTGTTCGCTGCCTGGCGGCGCGACGGGAATTTTCACCAGTTCAAAGCCGTACTGTTTCGACAGCGCTTCGAGCACGGGCAGCGGCTCCTTGCCGAAGGCCGAATCGTGGTACAGGTGGACGATCTTTTTGCCTTTCAGCTTGTCCATGCCACCATCCTTGTCGCCCAGGTATTTGATCATGGCGGCGGCCTGGCTCCAGTAGCTGGAGATCAGCGGATACACATACGGGAAGACCTTGCCGTTGGCGGCGTCCGAGCGGCCGTAGCCGATCATCGTCATGGGGATCTTGTCCTGCGCCACGCGGTCCAGAATGCCGTAGGCGACGCCGGTGGAGAGGGTTTCGACCAGGGTGGCGCCGCCCTGCTTGGTTTTCAGGCGCTCATAGCATTCGACGCCGCGCGATGGGTTGTATTCGGTTTCGCATTCTTCCCAGCTGATCTTGACGCCATTCACGCCGCCGGCCTGGTTGACCAGGTTGAAGTAGTCGATGGCGCCGCCGTAGAAACCGGAGCCGCCGGCCGCGTAGGGACCCACGCGGTAGGACGGCAGGGCGATGTACTGTTCCTTGTCCTGGGCCTGGGCGCTGCCGGCCATGGTGAGTGCGGCACTGGCGATGGCGGCGGCCAGCATGAGCGATTTGATGTGTTTCATTGTGTGTCTCCTCTTGTTTTATTTGATTTCAAGTCAACCGACATCAGACTGCAAGGTACAAATTTCTAGTGCGGGAAAGGCCACAGGCGCAGTTTCTCTTTCGCGATTTGCCACAGTCTGGCCAGGCCGTGTGGTTCGACGATCAGGAAGAAGATGATCAGCGCGCCGAACACCATCAGTTCCAGGTTCGAGGCCACGCTGGTCGGTAATGCCAGGCCGTGCGCGATGGTGTTCAGGAAGACGGGCAGCAGCACGATGAATGCCGCGCCGAGGAAGGAACCCAGGATCGAACCGACGCCGCCGATGATGATCATGAACAGGATGCGGAAGGACAGGTCCAGGTTGTACGCTTCCGGCTCCACCGTGCCCAGGTAGGCATACGCATACAGGGCGCCGGCCACGCCGCAGTAGAACGAGCTGACGGCAAACGCCAGCAGCTTGGTGCGCATCAATCTGAAACCGATCACCTCGGCGGCCATGTCCATGTCGCGCACGGCCATCCACGAGCGGCCCACGTTCGAGCGGATCATGTTCTTGGCCAGCAGCGCCATGCCGGCGACGATGGCCAGCACCAGCAGGTATTTGCTTTGCGGCGTATCGAACTGGTAGCCGAGGATGGTCATTTTCTGTACCGTGATGACGCCCGAGGAGCTGTAGTTGGTCAGGTACGGGATCTTGGTCAGGCACCAGACGACGAAGAACTGCGTCGCCAGGGTGGAGGCGGCCAGGTAAAAGCCGCGGATGCGCAGGGAGGGCAGGCCGAAGGCGATGCCCACCATGGCCGCACACAGGCCACCGAGGATGAACGACACCAGCAGCGGCAGTCCTGGCAGGCGCGCCATGAAGTTATACGAGGCAAAGGCGCCCACGGCCATGAAGGCGGCCGTGCCCAGCGACAGCTGGCCTGCGTAACCGGTCAATATGTTCAGACCCAGCGCTGCCAGCGCGAAGATCAGGAAGGGAATCAGGATCGCCGACAGCATGTAGGGCGAGGCAAAATACGGTAGCAGGAAGACGGCGACAAGAAGCGTGGCCGTCAGCGCCAGGCGGTCCTGGCGGATCGGGAAAATCTGGTTGTCAGCCTGGTAGCTGGTCTTGAATTGTCCTGCTTCACGGTAAATCATGGCGTGTCCTTTACTGGCTGTTGGGGTGTTTGTCGGATTACGCCTTCGGCTAATCCGACCTACGATGCTCTTGGGGCCTTATATTCGCCGGATGATCTTCTCGCCGAACAGGCCTTCCGGGCGCACCAGCAGGAACAGCAGGGCCAGCACATACGGGAACCAGCCTTCGATGCCGCCGCCCACCATGGGGCCGAGGTAGACTTCGGCCAGCTTTTCCGAGGCGCCGATGATCAGGCCACCGACGATGGCGCCCGGCACGGAAGTAAAGCCGCCGAGTATCAGCACCGGCAGGGCTTTCAGGGCGATGAAGGTGAGGGCGAACTGCACGCCGTTGCGCGCGCCCCACAGCAAGCCGGCCACCATGGCCACCAGGCCCGCCACGCCCCATACCACGGCCCAGATGCGCTGCAGCGGGATGCCCACCGCCAGCGCCGCCTGGTGGTCGTCGGCGACGGCGCGCAGGGCGCGGCCCACCTTGGTTTTCGAAAACAGCAGGGCCAGGCAGATCACCAGCAGCGCGCAGATGCCGGCCGCCATCAGGTCGAACTGCGAGATGTTGATGTCGAAGCGGTCCATCAGGAACTGCATCGGTACGTCTTCGATGGGCAGGTCCAGCTTGTGCACTTGCGAGCCCCACATCAGCTGCGCCAGGCCTTCGATGAAAAAGGTCAGGCCGATGGTGGCCATGAACAGCGTGATTTCGGGCTGGTTGACGAGCGGGCGCAAGACCACCCTTTCAATCGCCATGCCCAGGGCTATCATGGTGAGCATCGTCAGCGGGAT
Protein-coding sequences here:
- a CDS encoding response regulator; its protein translation is MRASASKPTILVVDDTPDNIDLLRAVLEDDYRTKIAVNGERALKIAAGGDQPDLILLDIMMPGMSGYDVCRALKADPATAGIPVIFVTAMSEVADEQLGLALGAVDYITKPISAPIVLARIKTQLAMKQMQDFLRDQNHYLETEVERRVQEVAALQDVTIHAMASLAETRDSETGNHIRRTSHYLKALAEKVRDLPRFRDFLTDKNIELLFKTAPLHDIGKVGIPDHILLKPGRFEPHEMAIMKTHTTLGRDAILAAEHELGIEVDFLKYAKEIAYSHHEKWDGSGYPQGLAGEDIPISARLMALADVYDALISRRIYKQGMEHAQAVQIIIEGRGSHFDAEIVDAFLQIQDQFIAISSRYADGVCEIADKQRQIAPYTENIS
- a CDS encoding CopG family transcriptional regulator; this encodes MAKQDSKPKIGESEKITINLGLIDLGQIDLLVQEGFYSNRTDLIRTAIRNQLGIHADVVKQTVARKSLVLGMQHYSRADLEAIQAAGQRLQIQVLGLASIASDVSVELALATIESIFVLGALHASTVVKTALAGRIH
- a CDS encoding response regulator, whose translation is MRFRDIRIGVRINAGYAILIVLMLVVIVLAGSRIYAIRAETDDILQRDWVAAKATSKIHGLAREAATRIGSLPNQHELARRQANQARLEAIKQGIDEQVRILDGLDARPEERRLLERMHLARADYYVSLKTIFELVERGEDAAAELAMQTQTLPVLEKVLLYVGQLDDLQQQLIRDSAARIRNDIDTSLILMGGIGLAALLIGLAFAWSARSITRPLGEAVAIATRVAKGDFSSVIEVTSRDETGELLQALKNMSTNLAVEQDLRHAVEVAEDATKMKSDFLANMSHEIRTPMNGIIGMTHLALQTELTSTQRNYLEKVESASKNLLAIIDDILDFSKIEAGKMAFEKVDFFLEDVLAQIADLSVMRAQDKGLELLFDIAPDVPNALQGDPLRLGQVLINLTNNAIKFTDKGEIVVSIRLQQLEEHAAVLRVDVRDTGIGLTPPQRSKLFQAFTQADTSTTRHHGGTGLGLTISKRLVEMMEGEIDLVSEAGVGSTFFFTARFGLAAVPRDSLPVPPQFQGLRVLVVDDNPSAREIFVSMLTALGFDARAVFGGVLAIGAVAQARTEGRPYGLVLMDWKMPGMNGLDTLAGIRADAAGIDVAPACIMVTAFHREALLEAARQRELPLDGVLNKPVSASTLLDQISFVFGGVTGQSRKTQRQSSYRDDERALRGAWLLLVEDNEVNQEVAQHILNDAGIRVDIASNGAIALAKIEENAYDGVLMDCQMPVMDGYQATRKLRQDPRYSDLPVIAMTANAMVGDKEKCLDAGMNDFIAKPIDVAQLFGTLARWIAPAAPQEMTVVVAQPEAELPVIAGLKMAEAMRRVGGNATLMRKLLDRFVETQFDAMQRIVAAIENNQLETAIREAHTLKGLAGNIGAGGLADSAARVEHLLSLGSHDGLPQALAACTLALDELVPKIVLAMQSRSNVPEPGNAVAAPVDRAYLEAGLRELSQLLQQDDAQAVKHLDGIGPVLVAAGQAEHARQLKRMLGQYDFEGALAQLGEVADALELTL
- a CDS encoding DUF1289 domain-containing protein, with amino-acid sequence MMVATPPPPAVPLPLPSPVPSPCVSLCKMNRNSGLCEGCLRTLDEIIAWSKADDDFKRAVWAELPGRESLLDFEPDY
- a CDS encoding alpha/beta hydrolase family esterase → MKLPLNMLAQMRAATRNLMGSGPAAATEAIQQALSAAGLTPPAAATQAPPAQPMRDINPPPAPPPAPPPAQARAEAPQADAVPPTPAQAAQEFAQDFMARLGVPAGLGQHSFDMPSFEMPNFHPPGFNAPAAAPTQMPAGAQFIDGVYRNHAGTRSYKLYIPSSYHGQAMPLIVMLHGCTQNPDDFAAGTQMNALAEEKECFVVYPAQTQGANSSRCWNWFNAIDQQRDQGEPSLIAGIARQVIDDYPVNEREVFVAGLSAGGAMAVIVGTLYPDLFAAVGVHSGLPFASAQDLPSALAAMKGGAMPNGQRKAPAGGVPIIVFHGDRDTTVNPRNGDELIAQGVRSQAGGQAAKAASIDGSVPNGHRYTRTTHSQADGSPLGEHWVVHGAGHAWSGGSNNGSYTDGKGPDASREMLRFFKTVS